CCGGTCTCCTCGTGACGGCCGTTTTATCGAGGAAATCGGTTATTATAATCCGATCGAAGTACCGGCAGTCGTTAAGATTGACGAAGAGAAGGCTCTTAAATGGCTTCAGACAGGTGCACAAGCATCTGATACCGTCCGCAACCTGCTTTCCAAAGCTGGCGTGATGAAGAAGTTCCATGAGTCAAAGCTTCAGAAATAATGACTGATTGCGAGGGTCCTCTATGGAAGAATTAGTTGGTGTTATTGCTAA
The sequence above is a segment of the Paenibacillus sp. FSL R7-0204 genome. Coding sequences within it:
- the rpsP gene encoding 30S ribosomal protein S16, whose product is MAVRIRLKRMGAHKAPFYRVVVSDSRSPRDGRFIEEIGYYNPIEVPAVVKIDEEKALKWLQTGAQASDTVRNLLSKAGVMKKFHESKLQK